One genomic window of Pseudopipra pipra isolate bDixPip1 chromosome 17, bDixPip1.hap1, whole genome shotgun sequence includes the following:
- the CSTF1 gene encoding cleavage stimulation factor subunit 1 isoform X2, which translates to MYRTKVSLKDRQQLYKLIISQLLYDGYINIANGLINEIKPQSVCAPSEQLLHLIKLGMENDDSAVQYAIGRSDTVAPGTGIDLEFDADVQTMSPEASEYETCYVTSHKGPCRVATYSRDGQLIATGSADASIKILDTERMLAKSAMPIEVMMNETAQQNMENHPVIRTLYDHVDEVTCLAFHPTEQILASGSRDYTLKLFDYSKPSAKRAFKYIQEAEMLRSISFHPSGDFILVGTQHPTLRLYDINTFQCFVSCNPQDQHTDAICSVNYNASANMYVTGSKDGCIKLWDGVSNRCITTFEKAHDGAEVCSAIFSKNSKYILSSGKDSVAKLWEISTGRTLVKYTGAGLSGRQVHRTQAVFNHTEDYVLLPDERTISLCCWDSRTAERRNLLSLGHNSIVRCIVHSPTNPGFMTCSDDYRARFWYRRSTTD; encoded by the exons ATGTATAGGACAAAAGTCAGTTTGAAAGACCGTCAGCAACTTTACAAACTGATCATTAGTCAGCTGCTCTATGATGGATACATCAACATTGCCAATGGCTTGATAAATGAGATCAAACCTCAGTCTGTCTGTGCTCCATCTGAACAACTGCTGCACCTAATTAAGTTAG GCATGGAGAACGACGACAGCGCTGTCCAATACGCAATTGGCCGGTCGGATACGGTGGCTCCGGGCACGGGAATTGACCTGGAATTCGATGCAGACGTGCAGACCATGTCTCCTGAGGCCTCAGAGTACGAGACCTGCTACGTCACATCTCACAAAGGGCCCTGTCGTGTGGCCACCTACAGCAGAGATGGACAGTTAATAGCCACGGGCTCTGCTGATGCCTCCATCAAAATCCTGGATACAGAGAGGATGTTGGCCAAGAGTGCCATGCCCATTGAG GTCATGATGAATGAGACAGCACAGCAAAACATGGAAAACCACCCTGTTATCCGGACTCTGTATGATCACGTGGATGAAGTGACATGTTTAGCTTTCCATCCAACAGAACAGATCCTGGCATCTGGTTCAAGGGACTACACACTTAAATTGTTTGATTATTCAAAGCCTTCTGCCAAAAGAGCCTTCAAATATATACAG GAAGCGGAGATGTTGCGCTCCATTTCTTTCCACCCCTCTGGAGATTTCATCCTGGTTGGGACCCAGCACCCGACGTTACGACTGTACGACATCAACACCTTCCAGTGCTTCGTGTCCTGCAACCCCCAGGACCAGCACACGGACGCCATTTGCTCCGTCAACTACAACGCCAGCGCCAACATGTACGTGACAGGCAGCAAGGATGGCTGCATCAAACTCTGGGATGGGGTCTCCAACCGCTGCATCACCACCTTTGAGAAGGCACACGATGGAGCCGAAGTCTGCTCTgctattttttccaaaaattcCAAGTATATCTTGTCGAGTGGAAAAGACTCTGTAGCTAAGCTCTGGGAGATATCCACTGGTAGGACGCTGGTCAAATACACAG GTGCTGGTTTGAGTGGCCGACAAGTACACAGGACACAAGCTGTCTTCAACCACACAGAAGATTATGTGCTGCTCCCAGATGAAAGGACCATAAGTCTCTGCTGCTGGGATTCCAGAACTGCTGAGCGGAGGAACCTCCTCTCCCTTGGGCACAACAGCATCGTCCGCTGCATCGTCCACTCCCCCACCAACCCCGGCTTCATGACCTGCAGTGACGACTACAGGGCCAGGTTTTGGTACAGGAGGTCAACAACAGACTAA
- the AURKA gene encoding aurora kinase A isoform X1, whose protein sequence is MRPAKGAGTAGQPMGGRGRLAGGANQGARAVAGRPMADGRGLKGYLRRGGLNSNRRAAAFEAAGLGPSRVSLSWGAMDRNKKENYATYPGRAAKVANPLGDGPRRVPVSQHTAQSRLPSSGAQAQRVLCPANLPQRVPVQSQKPVLSTQRLCQNPTAQQLRPKQPVQATVKPRFPSRNSEKPQQAPEPAKNPEAESASKQKTEETAKKKSEETKKRQWSLEDFEIGHPLGKGKFGNVYLAREKQSKFILALKVLFKTQLEEAGVEHQLRREVEIQSHLRHPNILRLYGYFHDASRVYLILEHAPRGEVYKELQKLTKFDEQRTATYITELADALSYCHSKSVIHRDIKPENLLLGSNGELKIADFGWSVHAPSSRRTTLCGTLDYLPPEMIEGRTHDEKVDIWSLGVLCYEFLVGKPPFEAKTYQETYRAISRVEFKFPPFVTEGARDLISKLLKHNPLHRLPLKDVLLHPWITANSTKMPNSRKSDVAAPSKT, encoded by the exons ATGCGCCCCGCGAAgggggcgggcacggcgggacaGCCAATGGGAGGGCGGGGCCGCCTCGCGGGGGGAGCCAATCAGGGAGCGCGGGCGGTGGCAGGGCGGCCAATGGCGGACGGCCGGGGTTTAAAGGGGTATTTAAGGCGCGGCGGTTTGAATTCAAACAGACGCGCAGCAGCCTTTGAGGCGGCTGGACTGGG GCCGAGCCGGGTGTCACTCTCCTGGGGCGCTATGGACAGGAACAAGAAGGAGAACTACGCCACCTACCCCGGCCGCGCTGCCAAG GTTGCTAATCCCCTTGGGGATGGCCCCAGACGTGTCCCTGTGTCTCAGCATACTGCCCAGAGCCGGTTACCGAGCAGTGGAGCTCAAGCACAACGTGTCCTGTGTCCTGCAAACCTTCCCCAGCGAGTTCCTGTGCAATCCCAAAAACCTGTGCTGTCAACCCAAAGACTGTGCCAAAACCcgacagcacagcagctccgaCCCAAACAGCCCGTCCAGGCCACTGTGAAGCCTCGGTTTCCAAGCAGGAACAGCGAGAAACCCCAACAGGCTCCAGAACCTG CAAAAAATCCTGAAGCAGAAAGTGCCTctaaacagaaaactgaagagactgccaaaaagaaaagtgaagagACTAAAAA AAGACAATGGTCCCTTGAAGATTTTGAAATTGGTCATCctttgggaaaaggaaaatttggcAACGTTTACCTGGCACGTGAAAAACAGAGTAAATTTATTCTTGCACTGAAAGTGCTCTTTAAAACACAACTTGAAGAAGCCGGTGTAGAACATCAACTAAGAAGAGAAGTTGAAATACAGTCCCATCTTAG GCACCCCAACATTCTCAGATTATATGGCTACTTCCATGATGCCAGCAGAGTCTACCTGATCCTAGAGCATGCACCTCGTGGAGAAGTCTACAAAGAACTTCAGAAGCTCACGAAGTTTGATGAACAAAGAACTGCTACA TACATCACCGAACTAGCAGATGCCCTCTCATACTGTCACTCGAAGAGCGTCATTCACCGAGACATAAAGCCAGAAAACCTACTGCTTGGCTCAAATGGAGAGTTAAAAATTGCTGACTTTGGATGGTCAGTGCATGCTCCATCTTCTAG GAGGACAACTCTCTGTGGAACACTCGATTACCTGCCTCCTGAAATGATTGAGGGAAGAACACATGATGAAAAGGTGGATATTTGGAGCCTGGGAGTTCTGTGCTATGAATTCCTTGTAGGGAAACCACCATTTGAAGCAAAAACGTATCAGGAAACCTACAGAGCTATTTCTAGG GTGGAGTTCAAGTTTCCTCCATTTGTAACAGAAGGCGCGAGGGATTTAATTTCCAAGCTTCTGAAGCACAACCCACTCCATCGACTGCCCCTGAAGGATgttcttctccatccctggatcaCAGCAAACTCTACAAAGATGCCCAACAGCAGAAAGAGTGATGTTGCTGCCCCATCCAAAACGTAG
- the AURKA gene encoding aurora kinase A isoform X2, giving the protein MRPAKGAGTAGQPMGGRGRLAGGANQGARAVAGRPMADGRGLKGPSRVSLSWGAMDRNKKENYATYPGRAAKVANPLGDGPRRVPVSQHTAQSRLPSSGAQAQRVLCPANLPQRVPVQSQKPVLSTQRLCQNPTAQQLRPKQPVQATVKPRFPSRNSEKPQQAPEPAKNPEAESASKQKTEETAKKKSEETKKRQWSLEDFEIGHPLGKGKFGNVYLAREKQSKFILALKVLFKTQLEEAGVEHQLRREVEIQSHLRHPNILRLYGYFHDASRVYLILEHAPRGEVYKELQKLTKFDEQRTATYITELADALSYCHSKSVIHRDIKPENLLLGSNGELKIADFGWSVHAPSSRRTTLCGTLDYLPPEMIEGRTHDEKVDIWSLGVLCYEFLVGKPPFEAKTYQETYRAISRVEFKFPPFVTEGARDLISKLLKHNPLHRLPLKDVLLHPWITANSTKMPNSRKSDVAAPSKT; this is encoded by the exons ATGCGCCCCGCGAAgggggcgggcacggcgggacaGCCAATGGGAGGGCGGGGCCGCCTCGCGGGGGGAGCCAATCAGGGAGCGCGGGCGGTGGCAGGGCGGCCAATGGCGGACGGCCGGGGTTTAAAGGG GCCGAGCCGGGTGTCACTCTCCTGGGGCGCTATGGACAGGAACAAGAAGGAGAACTACGCCACCTACCCCGGCCGCGCTGCCAAG GTTGCTAATCCCCTTGGGGATGGCCCCAGACGTGTCCCTGTGTCTCAGCATACTGCCCAGAGCCGGTTACCGAGCAGTGGAGCTCAAGCACAACGTGTCCTGTGTCCTGCAAACCTTCCCCAGCGAGTTCCTGTGCAATCCCAAAAACCTGTGCTGTCAACCCAAAGACTGTGCCAAAACCcgacagcacagcagctccgaCCCAAACAGCCCGTCCAGGCCACTGTGAAGCCTCGGTTTCCAAGCAGGAACAGCGAGAAACCCCAACAGGCTCCAGAACCTG CAAAAAATCCTGAAGCAGAAAGTGCCTctaaacagaaaactgaagagactgccaaaaagaaaagtgaagagACTAAAAA AAGACAATGGTCCCTTGAAGATTTTGAAATTGGTCATCctttgggaaaaggaaaatttggcAACGTTTACCTGGCACGTGAAAAACAGAGTAAATTTATTCTTGCACTGAAAGTGCTCTTTAAAACACAACTTGAAGAAGCCGGTGTAGAACATCAACTAAGAAGAGAAGTTGAAATACAGTCCCATCTTAG GCACCCCAACATTCTCAGATTATATGGCTACTTCCATGATGCCAGCAGAGTCTACCTGATCCTAGAGCATGCACCTCGTGGAGAAGTCTACAAAGAACTTCAGAAGCTCACGAAGTTTGATGAACAAAGAACTGCTACA TACATCACCGAACTAGCAGATGCCCTCTCATACTGTCACTCGAAGAGCGTCATTCACCGAGACATAAAGCCAGAAAACCTACTGCTTGGCTCAAATGGAGAGTTAAAAATTGCTGACTTTGGATGGTCAGTGCATGCTCCATCTTCTAG GAGGACAACTCTCTGTGGAACACTCGATTACCTGCCTCCTGAAATGATTGAGGGAAGAACACATGATGAAAAGGTGGATATTTGGAGCCTGGGAGTTCTGTGCTATGAATTCCTTGTAGGGAAACCACCATTTGAAGCAAAAACGTATCAGGAAACCTACAGAGCTATTTCTAGG GTGGAGTTCAAGTTTCCTCCATTTGTAACAGAAGGCGCGAGGGATTTAATTTCCAAGCTTCTGAAGCACAACCCACTCCATCGACTGCCCCTGAAGGATgttcttctccatccctggatcaCAGCAAACTCTACAAAGATGCCCAACAGCAGAAAGAGTGATGTTGCTGCCCCATCCAAAACGTAG
- the AURKA gene encoding aurora kinase A isoform X3 has product MDRNKKENYATYPGRAAKVANPLGDGPRRVPVSQHTAQSRLPSSGAQAQRVLCPANLPQRVPVQSQKPVLSTQRLCQNPTAQQLRPKQPVQATVKPRFPSRNSEKPQQAPEPAKNPEAESASKQKTEETAKKKSEETKKRQWSLEDFEIGHPLGKGKFGNVYLAREKQSKFILALKVLFKTQLEEAGVEHQLRREVEIQSHLRHPNILRLYGYFHDASRVYLILEHAPRGEVYKELQKLTKFDEQRTATYITELADALSYCHSKSVIHRDIKPENLLLGSNGELKIADFGWSVHAPSSRRTTLCGTLDYLPPEMIEGRTHDEKVDIWSLGVLCYEFLVGKPPFEAKTYQETYRAISRVEFKFPPFVTEGARDLISKLLKHNPLHRLPLKDVLLHPWITANSTKMPNSRKSDVAAPSKT; this is encoded by the exons ATGGACAGGAACAAGAAGGAGAACTACGCCACCTACCCCGGCCGCGCTGCCAAG GTTGCTAATCCCCTTGGGGATGGCCCCAGACGTGTCCCTGTGTCTCAGCATACTGCCCAGAGCCGGTTACCGAGCAGTGGAGCTCAAGCACAACGTGTCCTGTGTCCTGCAAACCTTCCCCAGCGAGTTCCTGTGCAATCCCAAAAACCTGTGCTGTCAACCCAAAGACTGTGCCAAAACCcgacagcacagcagctccgaCCCAAACAGCCCGTCCAGGCCACTGTGAAGCCTCGGTTTCCAAGCAGGAACAGCGAGAAACCCCAACAGGCTCCAGAACCTG CAAAAAATCCTGAAGCAGAAAGTGCCTctaaacagaaaactgaagagactgccaaaaagaaaagtgaagagACTAAAAA AAGACAATGGTCCCTTGAAGATTTTGAAATTGGTCATCctttgggaaaaggaaaatttggcAACGTTTACCTGGCACGTGAAAAACAGAGTAAATTTATTCTTGCACTGAAAGTGCTCTTTAAAACACAACTTGAAGAAGCCGGTGTAGAACATCAACTAAGAAGAGAAGTTGAAATACAGTCCCATCTTAG GCACCCCAACATTCTCAGATTATATGGCTACTTCCATGATGCCAGCAGAGTCTACCTGATCCTAGAGCATGCACCTCGTGGAGAAGTCTACAAAGAACTTCAGAAGCTCACGAAGTTTGATGAACAAAGAACTGCTACA TACATCACCGAACTAGCAGATGCCCTCTCATACTGTCACTCGAAGAGCGTCATTCACCGAGACATAAAGCCAGAAAACCTACTGCTTGGCTCAAATGGAGAGTTAAAAATTGCTGACTTTGGATGGTCAGTGCATGCTCCATCTTCTAG GAGGACAACTCTCTGTGGAACACTCGATTACCTGCCTCCTGAAATGATTGAGGGAAGAACACATGATGAAAAGGTGGATATTTGGAGCCTGGGAGTTCTGTGCTATGAATTCCTTGTAGGGAAACCACCATTTGAAGCAAAAACGTATCAGGAAACCTACAGAGCTATTTCTAGG GTGGAGTTCAAGTTTCCTCCATTTGTAACAGAAGGCGCGAGGGATTTAATTTCCAAGCTTCTGAAGCACAACCCACTCCATCGACTGCCCCTGAAGGATgttcttctccatccctggatcaCAGCAAACTCTACAAAGATGCCCAACAGCAGAAAGAGTGATGTTGCTGCCCCATCCAAAACGTAG
- the FAM210B gene encoding protein FAM210B, mitochondrial, translated as MYRLARLCPRLCPHSPPGPAGPRVPRPAWAALRPPVPLPIPRGCAAGSSAKDAREPPKYTATDPSGENKKLNKSQQLKQVFKEYGAVGVSFHVGISLVSLGIFYLAVSSGVDMTAVLLKLGFSESSLQSRMAAGTSTFVLAYAVHKLFAPVRISITVVSVPFVVRYCRKIGFFKPPASNP; from the exons ATGTACCGCCTGGCCCGCCTGTGTCCCCGcctgtgtccccacagcccgccgggccccgccgggccccgcgtCCCCCGGCCCGCCTGGGCCGCGCTCCGGCCGCCGGTGCCGCTGCCGATCCCCCGGGGATGCGCCGCCGGCAGCTCCGCCAAG GATGCACGTGAACCCCCCAAATACACAGCCACTGATCCCAGTGGTGAGAACAAGAAACTCAACAAATCCCAGCAGCTAAAACAAGTTTTTAAAGAATATGGTGCTGTGGGGGTTTCATTCCATGTTGGAATTTCATTAGTATCTCTAGGAATCTTCTACCTGGCTGTGTCAAG TGGTGTGGATATGACTGCAGTTCTCCTGAAGCTTGGTTTCAGTGAATCCTCCCTGCAGTCCAGGATGGCTGCAGGCACCAGCACCTTTGTCCTGGCCTATGCTGTGCACAAGTTGTTTGCTCCGGTCCGGATCAGCATCACGGTGGTTTCTGTGCCCTTTGTTGTCCGGTACTGCCGCAAAATCGGGTTCTTCAAACCTCCTGCCTCCAACCCGTGA
- the CSTF1 gene encoding cleavage stimulation factor subunit 1 isoform X1 — protein sequence MSGRRVAAACDRRQLPRGMGAMAAPMAAPLLDPRPLRLPFLEADSRLPSMCGRSMQPPSRRSVLRARPPPPLPPPPPLDALRAPAAILGAERGRQKEGSAPPRQSLLTMYRTKVSLKDRQQLYKLIISQLLYDGYINIANGLINEIKPQSVCAPSEQLLHLIKLGMENDDSAVQYAIGRSDTVAPGTGIDLEFDADVQTMSPEASEYETCYVTSHKGPCRVATYSRDGQLIATGSADASIKILDTERMLAKSAMPIEVMMNETAQQNMENHPVIRTLYDHVDEVTCLAFHPTEQILASGSRDYTLKLFDYSKPSAKRAFKYIQEAEMLRSISFHPSGDFILVGTQHPTLRLYDINTFQCFVSCNPQDQHTDAICSVNYNASANMYVTGSKDGCIKLWDGVSNRCITTFEKAHDGAEVCSAIFSKNSKYILSSGKDSVAKLWEISTGRTLVKYTGAGLSGRQVHRTQAVFNHTEDYVLLPDERTISLCCWDSRTAERRNLLSLGHNSIVRCIVHSPTNPGFMTCSDDYRARFWYRRSTTD from the exons ATGTCGGGCCGCCGAGTGGCCGCAGCGTGTGACAGACGACAGCTGCCCCGGGGCATGGGGGCCATGGCAGCGCCCATGGCGGCGCCGCTGCTCGACCCGCGCCCGCTCCGCCTGCCCTTCCTCGAGGCTGAC AGCCGCCTCCCATCGATGTGCGGGCGCTCGATGCAGCCGCCTTCGCGGAGGAGCGTCCTGCGggcccggccgcccccgccgctgccgccgccgccgccgctcgaTGCGCTCCGCGCTCCCGCCGCCATCTTAGGGGCAGAGCGCGGGCGGCAGAAGGAAGGGTCG GCCCCTCCAAGGCAGTCCTTGCTCACAATGTATAGGACAAAAGTCAGTTTGAAAGACCGTCAGCAACTTTACAAACTGATCATTAGTCAGCTGCTCTATGATGGATACATCAACATTGCCAATGGCTTGATAAATGAGATCAAACCTCAGTCTGTCTGTGCTCCATCTGAACAACTGCTGCACCTAATTAAGTTAG GCATGGAGAACGACGACAGCGCTGTCCAATACGCAATTGGCCGGTCGGATACGGTGGCTCCGGGCACGGGAATTGACCTGGAATTCGATGCAGACGTGCAGACCATGTCTCCTGAGGCCTCAGAGTACGAGACCTGCTACGTCACATCTCACAAAGGGCCCTGTCGTGTGGCCACCTACAGCAGAGATGGACAGTTAATAGCCACGGGCTCTGCTGATGCCTCCATCAAAATCCTGGATACAGAGAGGATGTTGGCCAAGAGTGCCATGCCCATTGAG GTCATGATGAATGAGACAGCACAGCAAAACATGGAAAACCACCCTGTTATCCGGACTCTGTATGATCACGTGGATGAAGTGACATGTTTAGCTTTCCATCCAACAGAACAGATCCTGGCATCTGGTTCAAGGGACTACACACTTAAATTGTTTGATTATTCAAAGCCTTCTGCCAAAAGAGCCTTCAAATATATACAG GAAGCGGAGATGTTGCGCTCCATTTCTTTCCACCCCTCTGGAGATTTCATCCTGGTTGGGACCCAGCACCCGACGTTACGACTGTACGACATCAACACCTTCCAGTGCTTCGTGTCCTGCAACCCCCAGGACCAGCACACGGACGCCATTTGCTCCGTCAACTACAACGCCAGCGCCAACATGTACGTGACAGGCAGCAAGGATGGCTGCATCAAACTCTGGGATGGGGTCTCCAACCGCTGCATCACCACCTTTGAGAAGGCACACGATGGAGCCGAAGTCTGCTCTgctattttttccaaaaattcCAAGTATATCTTGTCGAGTGGAAAAGACTCTGTAGCTAAGCTCTGGGAGATATCCACTGGTAGGACGCTGGTCAAATACACAG GTGCTGGTTTGAGTGGCCGACAAGTACACAGGACACAAGCTGTCTTCAACCACACAGAAGATTATGTGCTGCTCCCAGATGAAAGGACCATAAGTCTCTGCTGCTGGGATTCCAGAACTGCTGAGCGGAGGAACCTCCTCTCCCTTGGGCACAACAGCATCGTCCGCTGCATCGTCCACTCCCCCACCAACCCCGGCTTCATGACCTGCAGTGACGACTACAGGGCCAGGTTTTGGTACAGGAGGTCAACAACAGACTAA